A window of the Kosakonia radicincitans DSM 16656 genome harbors these coding sequences:
- the coaE gene encoding dephospho-CoA kinase (Dephospho-CoA kinase (CoaE) performs the final step in coenzyme A biosynthesis.), translated as MGYTVALTGGIGSGKSTVADAFAQLGVNVVDADIIARQVVEPGSQALSAITARFGAEMLLSDGSLNRRALRERIFASPADKEWLNRLLHPLIHQQTQREIAQATSPYVLWVVPLLVENQLYHKADRVLVVDVPVETQIARTTQRDGVSREHAEHILAAQATREARLAVADDVIDNNGAPGAIASDVARLHSAYLEYASQAVSQEKP; from the coding sequence ATGGGGTATACGGTCGCGTTAACCGGCGGCATCGGCAGTGGGAAAAGCACTGTAGCGGATGCTTTCGCACAGCTTGGGGTTAACGTTGTCGATGCGGATATTATTGCGCGTCAGGTCGTGGAACCGGGTTCGCAAGCATTAAGCGCTATTACAGCACGTTTTGGGGCAGAAATGCTCCTCTCCGACGGCTCGCTAAACCGTCGGGCATTACGTGAACGTATTTTTGCTTCTCCGGCTGATAAAGAGTGGCTCAATAGGCTGCTCCATCCGTTAATTCATCAGCAGACCCAGCGTGAGATTGCGCAGGCAACGTCGCCTTATGTACTGTGGGTTGTTCCCCTGCTGGTGGAAAACCAGCTATATCATAAAGCCGATCGGGTTTTGGTGGTGGATGTCCCGGTTGAGACTCAAATTGCACGCACCACGCAGCGTGATGGTGTTAGCCGCGAACATGCAGAACATATTCTTGCTGCTCAGGCCACACGCGAAGCGCGACTTGCCGTCGCTGATGATGTTATTGACAATAATGGCGCACCAGGTGCGATAGCATCGGATGTTGCCCGCCTGCACTCAGCGTATCTGGAATATGCTTCGCAGGCCGTATCACAGGAAAAACCGTAA
- the yacG gene encoding DNA gyrase inhibitor YacG, producing MTETTIVNCPTCGKSVVWGEISPFRPFCCKRCQLIDLGEWAAEEKRIPSAGDLSDSDEWSEEQ from the coding sequence ATGACTGAAACAACCATTGTTAACTGCCCCACCTGCGGGAAATCTGTTGTCTGGGGCGAAATCAGCCCGTTTCGCCCCTTCTGTTGCAAACGCTGCCAGCTCATCGATCTGGGAGAATGGGCAGCGGAAGAAAAACGCATTCCCAGCGCTGGCGACCTGTCAGACAGCGATGAATGGAGCGAAGAGCAATAG
- the zapD gene encoding cell division protein ZapD has protein sequence MHTHILFEHPLNEKMRTWLRVEFLLQQLIVRLPLSDHADALHFFRNVGDLLDVFERGDTRTELLKELERQQRKLRAWSEVEGVDLNRIESLRQQLKESGNILMAAPRIGQLLREDRLIALVRQRLSIPGGCCSFDLPTLHMWLHLPQEQRDAQVAVWLESLDPLKATLKLILDLIRNAAPFRHQTSLNGFYQDNAEDADLLRLKLTLRDRLYPQISGHKSRFAIRFLPLDSENGIVPERLDFELACC, from the coding sequence ATGCACACCCACATCCTTTTTGAACACCCGCTTAACGAGAAGATGCGCACCTGGCTGCGTGTCGAATTTCTGCTTCAGCAACTCATCGTCCGTTTACCGCTGAGCGACCATGCTGATGCGCTGCATTTTTTCCGTAACGTTGGTGATTTACTGGATGTGTTCGAACGCGGCGATACGCGTACGGAATTACTGAAAGAGCTGGAACGTCAGCAGCGAAAATTGCGTGCCTGGAGCGAAGTGGAGGGAGTGGATCTCAACCGTATCGAATCCCTGCGCCAGCAACTGAAAGAGAGCGGCAATATCCTGATGGCTGCGCCACGCATTGGCCAGCTTTTACGTGAAGACCGATTAATTGCGCTGGTGCGCCAGCGTCTGAGTATCCCCGGTGGGTGTTGCAGCTTTGATCTGCCCACGCTGCACATGTGGCTGCATTTGCCGCAGGAGCAACGTGATGCGCAGGTCGCGGTCTGGCTGGAAAGCCTCGATCCGCTCAAAGCAACGCTTAAATTGATCCTCGATCTGATCCGCAATGCCGCGCCGTTCCGCCATCAGACCAGCCTGAATGGTTTCTACCAGGATAATGCCGAGGATGCCGATTTACTGCGTCTGAAACTGACGCTGCGAGACCGGCTGTACCCACAAATTTCCGGGCATAAGAGCCGTTTTGCTATCCGCTTTTTACCCCTCGACAGCGAAAACGGTATCGTGCCGGAACGGCTGGATTTTGAACTGGCCTGTTGTTAA
- a CDS encoding GMP reductase: MRIEEDLKLGFKDVLIRPKRSTLKSRSDVELEREFTFKHSGINWSGVPIIAANMDTVGTFMMAKALASFDILTAVHKHYSVEDWKGFIERESADVLRHVMVSTGTSDADFDKTKQILALHPALNFVCIDVANGYSEHFVQFVAKAREAWPNKTICAGNVVTGEMCEELILSGADIVKVGIGPGSVCTTRVKTGVGYPQLSAVIECADAAHGLGGQIVSDGGCTVPGDVAKAFGGGADFVMLGGMLAGHEESGGTVVEENGEKFMLFYGMSSESAMNRHVGGVAGYRAAEGKTVKLTLRGPVENTARDILGGLRSACTYVGASRLKELTKRTTFIRVQEQENRVFNSL, encoded by the coding sequence ATGCGTATCGAAGAAGATCTGAAGTTAGGTTTCAAAGACGTTCTTATCCGCCCTAAACGTTCTACCCTTAAAAGCCGTTCCGATGTTGAGCTGGAGCGCGAGTTTACCTTCAAGCATTCAGGAATTAACTGGTCCGGCGTACCCATTATTGCCGCGAATATGGACACGGTTGGCACTTTTATGATGGCAAAAGCGCTGGCCTCATTCGACATTCTCACTGCCGTGCATAAACACTATTCCGTTGAAGACTGGAAAGGTTTCATTGAGCGCGAATCTGCGGATGTGTTGCGCCATGTAATGGTTTCTACTGGAACATCTGACGCCGATTTTGATAAAACAAAACAGATCCTTGCGCTGCATCCCGCGCTGAATTTTGTCTGCATTGATGTGGCGAATGGCTATTCCGAGCATTTTGTACAGTTTGTTGCGAAAGCGCGTGAAGCCTGGCCGAATAAAACCATCTGTGCCGGTAACGTTGTGACGGGTGAAATGTGTGAAGAGCTGATCCTCTCCGGCGCCGATATCGTTAAAGTGGGTATTGGACCGGGTTCTGTCTGTACCACGCGCGTGAAAACCGGCGTTGGCTATCCGCAGCTTTCTGCGGTTATCGAATGTGCTGATGCTGCGCATGGTCTGGGTGGCCAGATTGTCAGCGATGGCGGTTGCACCGTTCCGGGCGACGTAGCGAAAGCATTTGGCGGCGGCGCAGATTTCGTGATGCTGGGCGGTATGCTGGCAGGCCATGAAGAGAGCGGCGGCACCGTGGTTGAAGAGAACGGTGAAAAATTCATGCTGTTCTATGGTATGAGCTCTGAATCTGCAATGAATCGCCACGTTGGCGGCGTTGCCGGTTACCGTGCTGCAGAAGGTAAAACCGTCAAGCTGACTCTGCGTGGCCCGGTAGAAAATACTGCGCGCGACATTTTGGGCGGTCTGCGCTCAGCCTGCACCTACGTTGGCGCATCTCGTCTGAAAGAGCTGACCAAACGCACGACCTTCATTCGCGTTCAGGAACAGGAAAACCGCGTTTTTAACAGCTTGTGA
- the gspE gene encoding type II secretion system protein GspE: MQPDKLIALCQRHNAVVLKSENDLLTIAVVETPSTELMESLTFAAQKRVDIRCWTPEQMDKHLQMTAQTVVPVVQEESSTAAMEIVEHTLQQALMLRASDIHFEPGETHYAIRLRVDGVLHPLSPLPGTLASTLTARLKVLGNLDIAEHRLPQDGQFNQELCGQSISFRIATLPCRHGEKVVLRLLHQVNQPLELEALGMTSQQRELFAAALAQPQGLLLVTGPTGSGKTVTLYSALQARNKPEVNIASVEDPVEIPLAGLTQTQINPRSGLTFQSVLRALLRQDPDIIMIGEIRDGETAEIAIKASQTGHLVLSTLHTNSTSETLVRIQQMGVARWMISSALSLVVAQRLVRKLCPHCRKLAVENIHLPGTLWPRPLPRWRAEGCEQCYHGFYGRLALFEVLAITPEIRQAIAGNMGAEEIGLLARQSGMTTLFEHGCQAVEQGLTTFDELVRILGFPDGE, from the coding sequence ATGCAACCCGATAAACTCATTGCGCTATGCCAGCGCCATAATGCGGTGGTGCTCAAAAGCGAAAACGATCTCTTAACGATTGCGGTGGTTGAAACACCCAGTACCGAATTAATGGAATCACTCACTTTTGCCGCCCAGAAGCGGGTCGATATTCGCTGCTGGACACCAGAGCAAATGGATAAACATTTACAGATGACAGCGCAAACCGTGGTGCCGGTGGTACAGGAAGAGAGCAGTACCGCCGCGATGGAGATCGTGGAACATACGCTTCAACAAGCGCTGATGCTACGCGCTTCAGATATCCATTTTGAGCCTGGTGAAACGCACTATGCCATTCGCCTGCGCGTCGATGGCGTATTGCATCCGCTTTCACCTCTGCCTGGCACGCTCGCCAGCACATTGACCGCAAGGCTAAAAGTACTCGGTAATCTCGACATCGCCGAGCACCGTTTACCACAAGATGGTCAGTTCAATCAGGAACTTTGCGGTCAATCGATCTCATTTCGCATCGCCACTCTGCCCTGTCGTCACGGAGAGAAAGTGGTCCTGCGCCTGCTGCATCAGGTCAACCAACCGCTGGAACTGGAAGCGCTGGGAATGACCTCTCAACAACGGGAGCTGTTTGCCGCCGCCCTTGCGCAGCCGCAAGGGTTGCTGCTGGTTACCGGCCCAACAGGCAGCGGTAAAACCGTCACGCTTTACAGCGCATTGCAGGCGCGAAATAAACCGGAAGTTAACATTGCCAGTGTGGAAGATCCTGTCGAGATCCCACTCGCCGGGCTAACGCAGACACAAATCAATCCGCGCAGCGGGCTGACTTTTCAAAGCGTATTGCGCGCCCTGTTACGCCAGGATCCGGACATCATCATGATTGGCGAAATTCGCGATGGCGAAACCGCCGAAATCGCGATAAAAGCCTCCCAGACCGGGCATCTGGTACTGTCGACGCTGCACACCAACTCCACCAGCGAAACGCTGGTACGCATTCAACAAATGGGCGTTGCCCGCTGGATGATCTCCTCAGCACTGTCGCTGGTGGTAGCGCAACGCCTGGTGCGTAAACTCTGCCCGCACTGTCGAAAACTTGCCGTGGAGAATATCCATCTTCCCGGTACGTTGTGGCCACGTCCGTTACCGCGCTGGCGGGCCGAAGGCTGTGAACAGTGCTATCACGGTTTTTACGGACGACTGGCACTGTTTGAAGTCCTCGCCATCACACCGGAAATACGTCAGGCCATCGCTGGCAATATGGGCGCGGAAGAGATTGGGCTACTGGCGCGGCAGAGTGGCATGACCACGCTATTTGAGCATGGCTGCCAGGCCGTGGAACAAGGGTTGACCACCTTTGACGAACTGGTACGCATTCTGGGTTTTCCAGATGGCGAGTAA
- the hofC gene encoding protein transport protein HofC: MASKHLWLWSGLDDSGALQSGTHWNENRDGVVLLLHQRQIHLLTLKRCPVRRALWQAEHGCSVLQQLATLLQAGLTLPEGLQLLAEQHPARQWQALLRQLAQTLEQGETFSAALRQWPDVFPPLWLAMIRTGELTGKLDECCFKLVSQQQAQRELALKVKKALRYPLIILSLTAAVVLAMIYLVLPEFSAIYQTFNTPLPVLTRGVIATADVMQRCALPLIVFIALILGVMRSLRHHPGWLRYRQRLLLATPVMGQLIRGQRLSQIFTVLSLTQRAGIAFLQGLESVKETLTCPYWRDILQRAHQEITQGMSISAALKESGEFPTLCIQLIRTGEVSGALDTMLYNLAQHHSEQTQRQADGLAAVLEPLLLVATGLIIGVLVVAMYLPIFHLGDAMSGAG; this comes from the coding sequence ATGGCGAGTAAACATCTTTGGCTGTGGTCCGGTCTTGATGACAGCGGTGCCCTGCAAAGCGGTACGCACTGGAACGAAAATCGCGACGGCGTGGTGTTACTGTTACATCAGCGGCAAATACATCTGCTGACGTTGAAGCGCTGTCCGGTACGTCGCGCGCTCTGGCAAGCGGAGCATGGATGCTCTGTTTTGCAGCAACTTGCTACTCTTCTGCAGGCCGGGCTGACATTGCCGGAAGGGTTACAACTGCTGGCGGAGCAACACCCCGCCAGACAGTGGCAGGCGCTGTTGCGCCAGCTTGCCCAAACGCTGGAGCAGGGAGAAACATTTTCGGCTGCGCTACGCCAGTGGCCTGATGTGTTTCCTCCGCTCTGGCTGGCGATGATTCGCACCGGCGAGTTAACCGGCAAACTGGATGAGTGCTGCTTCAAGCTCGTCAGCCAGCAGCAAGCGCAAAGGGAGCTGGCGTTGAAAGTGAAAAAAGCGCTTCGCTATCCGCTGATCATCCTCTCCCTGACGGCAGCAGTGGTGCTGGCAATGATATATCTGGTATTACCCGAGTTCTCTGCCATCTACCAGACATTTAACACACCGCTTCCGGTGCTCACGCGGGGGGTCATTGCCACCGCTGACGTTATGCAACGCTGCGCCCTGCCGTTGATAGTATTTATAGCGTTGATACTGGGCGTCATGAGATCGCTACGTCATCACCCCGGTTGGCTTCGTTACCGACAGCGGCTGCTGCTGGCCACTCCGGTGATGGGCCAATTGATACGCGGGCAGCGGCTCAGCCAGATATTTACCGTCCTGTCACTGACGCAGCGTGCGGGTATCGCCTTCTTGCAGGGCCTCGAAAGTGTCAAAGAGACGCTTACCTGCCCTTACTGGCGCGATATCCTGCAACGTGCGCATCAGGAGATAACTCAGGGTATGTCGATATCCGCCGCCCTGAAAGAAAGCGGTGAATTCCCGACACTTTGTATTCAGTTGATTCGCACGGGCGAGGTTTCGGGCGCGCTGGATACGATGCTGTACAACCTGGCGCAGCATCACAGCGAACAAACTCAGCGTCAGGCGGATGGTCTGGCAGCCGTGCTTGAGCCGTTGTTGCTGGTGGCAACAGGATTGATTATCGGGGTGCTGGTTGTGGCTATGTACCTGCCCATCTTCCATCTGGGGGATGCGATGAGCGGCGCAGGGTGA
- the mutT gene encoding 8-oxo-dGTP diphosphatase MutT: MKILNIAVGIIRNPQGEIFITRRAADAHMANKLEFPGGKIEEGETPEQAMSRELQEEVGITPLSATLFDKLEYQFPDRHITLWFWLVESWEGEPWGKEGQPGEWIAQQMLKAEDFPPANEPIITRLAQR; the protein is encoded by the coding sequence ATGAAAATACTCAACATCGCAGTTGGGATCATTCGCAACCCGCAAGGAGAAATCTTTATTACGCGCCGTGCTGCGGATGCACACATGGCGAATAAACTGGAGTTTCCGGGCGGTAAAATAGAAGAGGGCGAAACGCCGGAACAGGCGATGAGCCGTGAATTACAGGAAGAAGTCGGTATTACACCGCTGAGTGCAACACTCTTTGACAAGCTGGAGTATCAGTTTCCCGATCGCCATATCACGCTGTGGTTCTGGCTGGTTGAGAGCTGGGAAGGGGAGCCATGGGGGAAAGAGGGGCAGCCGGGAGAATGGATAGCACAACAGATGCTGAAAGCGGAAGATTTCCCGCCGGCCAATGAACCCATTATTACCCGGCTGGCGCAGCGTTAA